GTCTTATAGAGAGCAGAGGCTGTCCAAAGTTTGGTTTACTGGAAAAAGTCTTACTCTGCCACCTCAGCACATGGAGATGGTCACGTTGATACCCAAATTGCCATTGTCTGCAAACAGATGGGCAATGGAGGTATCAAAAACAAGACAGTCACTGTTCATGATGGCCGCCGCAACACCATCATGGATTGAACGTGGTGTGGCCTCCCATGTGAGCCGCCTACGGTTGCCATTCAACTCCAGGCGGTAGGCAAAGTTCTCTGCTTGCTTCCGTGTGCCAATGAGCAGCACGATAGCAAAGAACTGTTGGTGTCCTTCGTATTTTTCCTGCTTTTCTAGAACCAGCATGAAGTGGTGGCCGAAACACGATTGCATCATGACCCAGTCCACTGCTCCAGGTAGGTTGATGTCCGTGGCCAGAAAGACAATGTCCTCACCCTGCAGGGTGGTAATGGATTTGTGGGCATGCATGAGATGTGGCATGACTTCCTCCAGGGAGCCCTGCCATTTACAGGAGGCCCCCGGGCACGGACAAGTGTACGGACGAAACTCACACACTTCTTCATGCTCTGGCTTCTCGCTGTGGTGAA
The sequence above is drawn from the Danio aesculapii chromosome 21, fDanAes4.1, whole genome shotgun sequence genome and encodes:
- the siah2l gene encoding E3 ubiquitin-protein ligase Siah2, with product MSRPSSAGGAAGGLGAGKAGGSKHGGSGGTTASAAAAAAAAAAAAAAAAAAAGVSGSVAGSGTVPAAAVALPVAALPGQSPELTALFECPVCFDYVLPPILQCQAGHLVCNQCRQKLSCCPTCRGPLTPSIRNLAMEKVASTLPFPCKYSSAGCLLSLHHSEKPEHEEVCEFRPYTCPCPGASCKWQGSLEEVMPHLMHAHKSITTLQGEDIVFLATDINLPGAVDWVMMQSCFGHHFMLVLEKQEKYEGHQQFFAIVLLIGTRKQAENFAYRLELNGNRRRLTWEATPRSIHDGVAAAIMNSDCLVFDTSIAHLFADNGNLGINVTISMC